From a region of the Falco cherrug isolate bFalChe1 chromosome 9, bFalChe1.pri, whole genome shotgun sequence genome:
- the TLR4 gene encoding toll-like receptor 4 produces MPGLLKMSQITALSLWMLMVVLQLVLVPSQLAGCLLNPCLEVIPNKTFSCMGLNVSGVPAEIPDTTQNLDLSFNNLKSLGSNYFSSVPELQLLDLTRCHLHTIEDNSFKDLQKLSTLILTANSLQYLGTAAFDGLTSLKKLVLVETNIASLTDLPIGHLHTLQELNLGHNNIASLKLPKYFSNLTSLRHLSFLSNKITYISKGDLDALKEVNRLNLTLELSLNNIKHIQPGSFAKIHLGELGLRASFGNFSVMHTSLQGLTGLQVNRLIAGEFSDSKKLVDFQRGLLSGLCQVQMQEFILVCVRGFEDDTDTLFNCLGNVSSIRLVNLQLEKMSEVPMFSQVKQLECKKCKFQEVPATKLSLFKELRVLRITKNKDLSSFRQKFESLRNLEVVDLSENHLSFYRCCSPLFPGCPNLKYLNLSYNSIIRITGDFTNVKNLLYLDLQHTNLFGPGSYPVFLSLQKLIYLDISHTRTHVKSQCTFCGLNSLRVLKMAGNSFENNQLANNFKNLSHLHTLDISSCKLVQVDKNTFDALSELKELNISNNKLLSFDPVVYKPLQALTALDLSNNQLSVLVDSALGILPDSLVLLDISQNLFECSCTNLNFLKWVKEKQDLLQNRELMICHTPVYVKNMSLSSFDLHSCQLKASTVAFSVIALLAAAVFLFLIYKYYFQLYYSLVLLSGCKHTAERGDTYDAFVIHSSKDQEWVMKELVEPLEGGTPPFQLCLYYRDFLPGVPIVTNIIQEGFLSSRNVIAVISTDFLESKWCSFEFDIAQSWQLVEGKAGIIMIVLGEVNKTLLRQRLGLSRYLRRNTYLEWTNKEISRHIFWRQLTAVLLEGKKWNHEEAKLM; encoded by the exons ATGCCTGGCCTCCTGAAGATGTCCCAGATTACAGCTCTTTCCCTGTGGATGCTCATGGtagtgctgcagctggtgcttgTCCCATCACAGCTGGCAGGCTGCCTCCTCAATCCCTGTTTGGAG GTCATCCCTAACAAAACTTTCAGCTGCATGGGACTGAACGTCTCTGGAGTTCCTGCTGAAATCCCAGATACCACCCAGAACTTGGATCTCAGTTTCAATAATCTGAAATCACTGGggtcaaattatttttcatcagtCCCTGAACTGCAGCTTCTTGATCTTACAAG ATGCCACCTTCATACAATAGAAGATAACTCCTTTAAGGATCTTCAGAAACTTTCCACCTTAATTTTAACTGCCAATTCCCTCCAGTACTTGGGGACAGCAGCCTTCGATGGCTTAACATCTCTGAAAAAACTGGTACTGGTGGAAACCAACATAGCCTCTCTGACTGACCTACCCATCGGACACTTGCATACCCTGCAGGAGCTGAATTTGGGCCACAACAACATTGCTTCATTGAAGCTTCCCAAATATTTCAGCAACCTGACCTCTCTCAGGCATCTGAGCTTTCTTTCTAACAAGATCACATATATCTCCAAAGGAGACCTGGATGCCCTGAAGGAAGTGAACAGGCTCAACCTTACACTGGAGCTTTCCTTGAATAATATAAAACACATACAGCCAGGGTCCTTTGCAAAGATTCAccttggtgagctgggactAAGAGCCTCTTTTGGGAACTTCAGCGTGATGCACACTTCTCTTCAAGGCCTGACTGGTTTACAGGTCAACAGGCTAATTGCTGGAGAATTCAGTGACAGTAAGAAACTGGTAGACTTTCAGAGAGGACTCTTGAGTGGACTGTGTCAGGTACAAATGCAAGAATTTATCTTAGTGTGTGTAAGGGGATTTGAGGATGACACAGACACTCTTTTTAACTGCTTAGGCAACGTCTCCAGTATTCGCTTGGTGAACCTCCAGCTTGAAAAGATGTCAGAGGTTCCTATGTTCTCTCAAGTGAAACAGCTGGAATGCAAGAAATGCAAGTTTCAGGAAGTGCCTGCCACGAAGCTCTCTCTTTTCAAGGAGCTGAGAGTGCTTCGTATTACCAAGAACAAAGACCTCAGTAGCTTCCGACAGAAATTTGAGAGTCTAAGAAACCTGGAGGTGGTAGATTTGAGTGAGAATCACCTCTCCTTCTATCGCTGCTGTTCCCCTCTGTTTCCCGGATGTCCAAATTTGAAATACTTGAACCTAAGTTACAATTCTATCATCAGAATTACTGGAGATTTCACTAATGTGAAGAATTTGTTATATTTGGACCTTCAGCACACAAATCTGTTTGGTCCTGGCTCCTACCCTGTCTTCCTATCCCTTCAGAAACTCATATACCTCGATATTTCCCATACCAGAACTCATGTTAAATCCCAGTGTACCTTTTGTGGCTTGAACTCTTTGAGAGTGCTCAAGATGGCAGGCAACTCCTTTGAGAACAACCAATTGGCCAACAACTTCAAAAACCTAAGTCACCTCCACACCTTGGATATTTCAAGTTGCAAATTAGTACAGGTggataaaaatacatttgatgCCCTCTCTGAACTAAAAGAGCTAAACATCAGCAACAATAAACTACTGAGCTTTGATCCTGTAGTCTACAAGCCGCTGCAAGCGCTCACAGCCCTGGATCTCAGCAACAACCAGCTGAGCGTTCTGGTGGACTCAGCCCTGGGAATCCTGCCTGATAGTCTGGTCCTGTTAGACATCTCTCAAAACCTGTTTGAATGCTCTTGCACAAACCTAAACTTTCTGAAATGGgtaaaggaaaagcaggacCTACTGCAGAACAGGGAATTGATGATATGCCACACACCTGTATATGTGAAGAACATGAGCCTGTCAAGCTTCGATCTGCACTCCTGCCAACTCAAAGCAAGTACAGTGGCATTCTCAGTGATCGCATTGCTCGCTGCAGCAGTGTTCCTCTTCCTGATTTACAAGTACTACTTCCAGCTATACTACTCATTGGTGCTGCTCAGTGGGTGTAAACACACTGCAGAAAGGGGTGACACCTATGATGCATTTGTTATCCACTCCAGCAAAGACCAGGAATGGGTGATGAAAGAGCTGGTGGAACCCTTAGAAGGAGGAACACCTCCCTTCCAGCTTTGCCTTTACTACAGGGATTTCCTACCAGGGGTACCCATTGTCACCAATATCATCCAAGAAGGTTTTTTGAGTAGCAGAAATGTCATTGCAGTCATCTCTACTGACTTTCTGGAAAGTAAGTGGTGTAGCTTTGAGTTTGACATTGCCCAGTCCTGGCAGCTTGttgaaggaaaagctggaatTATCATGATTGTACTAGGAGAAGTGAATAAAACCTTGCtgaggcagaggctggggctgtCCCGATATCTGAGGAGGAACACCTATCTGGAGTGGACAAACAAGGAAATCAGCAGACACATCTTCTGGAGGCAACTGACAGCAGTCCTGTTAGAAGGCAAGAAGTGGAATCATGAGGAGGCAAAGCTcatgtga